A genomic segment from Gracilinanus agilis isolate LMUSP501 chromosome 1, AgileGrace, whole genome shotgun sequence encodes:
- the FASTKD3 gene encoding FAST kinase domain-containing protein 3, mitochondrial: protein MALITLPRSHFYLSSLQTCRILTCLRKYLSPDNKKGRKIMCQGYFSLQQKQFRVYFQHAYCKKHHSEKETNPHPIRPVLFQTATWERFEQSDGLVDDQKFYKKLNSFTSSEQVLKFVSTLETLSDTMAAAALYRVFEVEQKEGGPKVPKTILENEVFRALCFQFEYESTNLSDTGLVTALKALTGLHVDPQSNLLVSLMMECQNRLLQGHMSVHNLCVLGESMIKLQSPNCAVLKEIILQLQSQKLQECEPEDIVAIYILFQAALGKMFQYQDFLDHLNNVSISLVYKFSPKFISQVLNALVVLNQTQAFPLVVKLCIHSVRFVPHFTSEELGKVLEGFIHFGYTDKFFTEALEKHVSTSCLTMHPECVSQVMQYCSKNLILSKPIFDAVAESFVCQAEIFSPVQISQLIVPFGKLNYQPPNAPLFFRKLENTIRTRFTYFPPQVLLNLLHSCTLIGRHPVNHVAKLFSPYFLQKLQAQKSGLNRSILAQLTQLYLAMVLECPFYKGPKLLPQYQVKSFLIPHNLLETPMDLLLYKTIRFGLIDLLGARIYFGSRVSTSCCYTVDIEIKLDEGGFVLPFTSYEDAFKRLALCIDDPKRFCLNSHNLLGKEVIKQRHLRLLGYEVIQIPYHEVDTLQSRSKLVNYLKKKLFPQSYEL, encoded by the exons ATGGCCTTGATCACTTTACCCAGGTCCCATTTTTATTTATCCAGTCTTCAAACTTGCAGAATTTTGACGTGTCTGAGAAAATATTTGAGCCCTGATAACAAGAAAGGCAGGAAAATCATGTGTCAGGGATATTTTTCCCTGCAACAAAAGCAATTCAGAGTCTACTTTCAGCATGCATACTGTAAGAAACATCACTCAGAAAAAGAGACTAACCCTCACCCAATTAGACCTGTGCTTTTTCAAACAGCAACATGGGAAAGGTTCGAACAAAGTGATGGTCTTGTGGATGATCAGAAATTTTATAAGAAGCTAAATAGTTTCACTTCATCTGAACAGGTGTTAAAATTTGTAAGTACACTGGAAACCTTGTCAGATACTATGGCAGCAGCGGCTTTGTATCGGGTCTTTGAAGTGGAACAGAAGGAAGGTGGCCCAAAAGTTCCAAAAACTATCTTGGAGAATGAAGTCTTCAGAGCATTATGCTTTCAATTTGAATATGAATCCACAAATCTTTCGGACACTGGTCTGGTGACTGCTTTAAAAGCTTTGACAGGTTTGCATGTGGATCCCCAAAGTAATTTACTAGTAAGTCTGATGATGGAGTGTCAAAATCGACTTCTGCAAGGTCACATGTCAGTTCACAATCTTTGTGTTCTTGGAGAAAGTATGATTAAACTCCAGAGCCCAAACTGTGCAGTACTAAAAGAGATAATACTTCAGCTTCAAAGTCAAAAGTTGCAGGAATGTGAACCTGAGGATATAGTagcaatttatatattatttcaagCTGCTTTGGGAAAAATGTTTCAGTACCAGGATTTTTTGGATCACTTAAACAACGTCTCTATTTCATTAGTTTATAAATTCAGTCCTAAGTTCATAAGCCAAGTACTGAATGCCTTGGTGGTTCTTAACCAAACTCAAGCTTTTCCTTTAGTTGTAAAGCTTTGTATACATTCAGTAAGATTTGTCCCTCATTTTACCAGTGAAGAGCTAGGAAAGGTCTTAGAGGGTTTCATACACTTTGGTTACACTGATAAATTTTTCACAGAAGCCTTGGAAAAGCATGTTTCCACAAGTTGTCTCACTATGCATCCTGAATGTGTCAGCCAAGTCATGCAGTACTGCAGTAAAAATTTGATTCTTTCAAAACCTATCTTTGATGCAGTGGCAGAAAGTTTTGTTTGCCAAGCTGAAATATTCTCCCCTGTCCAGATTTCTCAGTTGATTGTACCATTTGGGAAACTCAATTACCAGCCACCAAATGCTCCACTTTTTTTTAGGAAGCTTGAAAATACAATAAGAACTCGTTTTACTTATTTTCCTCCTCAAGTCCTGTTGAATCTTCTCCATTCTTGCACCCTCATTGGACGCCACCCAGTCAATCATGTGGCAAAGTTATTTAGCCCATATTTTCTTCAGAAATTACAAG CTCAAAAATCAGGTTTAAATAGATCAATTCTAGCCCAGCTGACCCAGCTTTATTTAGCAATGGTTTTGGAGTGTCCCTTCTATAAG GGTCCTAAACTGCTCCCACAGTATCAAGTGAAATCATTTCTCATTCCCCATAATCTCCTGGAGACCCCTATGGATCTTCTACTTTATAAAACTATTAGATTTGGACTAATTGATCTTTTAGGAGCAAGAATATATTTTGGTTCAAGAGTCTCAACTTCCTGTTGTTACACAGTAG ATATTGAGATTAAACTAGATGAAGGAGGATTTGTATTACCATTTACAAGCTATGAAGATGCATTTAAAAG ATTAGCACTTTGCATTGATGATCCAAAGAGATTTTGTTTGAATAGCCACAATTTATTAGGAAAAGAAGTTATTAAACAAAGACATCTACGATTACTTGGTTATGAAGTTATACAG ATTCCATATCATGAAGTTGACACTCTCCAGTCAAGATCCAAACTAgtgaattatttaaagaaaaaattattcccTCAAAGCTATGAATTGTAA